A genomic region of Anopheles coustani chromosome 3, idAnoCousDA_361_x.2, whole genome shotgun sequence contains the following coding sequences:
- the LOC131269052 gene encoding actin nucleation-promoting factor WAS-like — protein sequence MVQSGGMDSAGDRNSTANKANRPSQLLTDEENDQLFRLIGRRCQSLCTAVVQLYTTQSPAHASWVKQGIGALCFIKDNQRKSYYFRLYCLMANVTVWEQELYEKIEVTQPKPYLITFEGQDGIVALNFATEDEAAAFMSTTQTTVNNRNRQKRIKRTSTRMDQPPARPPPMSAIPGGNQNSDVTESGVIYRNKQPHSAFQQPQPKQQHPQQLASQPLQKPRKAKGKLSKADIGTPSNFQHVTHVGWDPQGGFDMRGDGDELNNFLKKAGIRDQQLKDRETRAFIYDFIKTNNVLEQVKSESSDKKQRPPAPPTHQNQSGNGQRPPPPPPQRPLPPIPTATPPPAVTRPPPPMQSAPGPPPPPPPPPMMSDGPMPPPPPPTMMPPPVKGLAPPIPGGAAAGGAQDDRSALLDSIRKGTTLKKVDQGTHSTGSGSGDTRGDLMSEIQKGFQLRPVADRELGNAPGDRNSGGSGDGGGTDALADALRRALAERGRVIRSSDEEDNDSASNKSDWED from the exons ATGGTGCAGTCAGGAGGCATGGATAGCGCGGGTGACCGCAACTCAACGGCCAACAAAGCGAACCGACCCAGCCAGCTATTGACGGACGAGGAAAATGATCAACTTTTCCGCTTGATCGGCCGACGCTGCCAG TCGCTCTGCACGGCGGTCGTGCAGCTATACACGACGCAGTCCCCGGCCCATGCGTCCTGGGTCAAACAAGGCATTGGGGCACTCTGCTTCATCAAGGACAATCAGCGCAAGTCGTACTACTTCCGGCTGTACTGCCTCATGGCGAACGTGACGGTGTGGGAGCAGGAGCTGTACGAGAAGATCGAGGTAACGCAGCCGAAACCGTACCTCATCACGTTCGAGGGACAG GATGGCATAGTAGCGCTGAACTTTGCCACTGAGGACGAGGCGGCCGCATTTATGAGCACGACCCAAACCACCGTGAACAATCGCAACAGGCAAA AGCGCATCAAGCGGACCAGCACACGGATGGATCAGCCACCAGCCCGGCCACCACCAATGTCAGCGATACCCGGCGGCAACCAGAACTCGGATGTAACCGAATCGGGCGTCATCTATCGTAATAAACAACCTCACTCGG CATTCCAACAACCACAAccgaagcagcagcatccgcaGCAATTGGCAAGCCAGCCGCTCCAGAAGCCGCGCAAGGCGAAGGGCAAGCTGTCGAAGGCGGACATCGGCACGCCGTCGAACTTCCAGCACGTCACGCATGTCGGTTGGGATCCGCAAGGCGGGTTCGACATGAGAGGCGACGGGGACGAACTCAATAATTTCCTCAAAAAGGCCGGAATTCGCGATCAGCAA TTAAAGGATCGCGAAACGCGCGCATTCATCTACGATTTCATCAAGACGAACAACGTGCTTGAGCAGGTCAAGTCGGAAAGCAGCGACAAGAAACAGaggccaccagcaccaccaacg CACCAGAACCAGAGCGGTAATGGCCAACGgccgcctccaccaccgccgcaaCGCCCGCTTCCTCCAATACCTACGGCAACTCCACCTCCGGCGGTCACTCGTCCGCCACCACCAATGCAATCGGCACCGGGTCCACCgcctccgccaccaccaccacccatgATGTCTGATGGGCCGATGCCACCGCCACCTCCGCCAACCATGATGCCGCCCCCGGTCAAGGGGCTCGCCCCGCCCATTCCCGGCGGAGCTGCTGCAGGCGGTGCCCAGGACGATCGGTCAGCCTTGTTGGACAGCATCCGCAAAGGAACAACACTGAAG AAGGTAGACCAAGGCACACATAGCACGGGCAGCGGCAGTGGGGATACTCGCGGCGATCTGATGAGCGAGATCCAAAAGGGCTTCCAGCTGCGTCCGGTCGCTGATCGCGAGCTCGGTAACGCTCCTGGCGACCGAAATAGTGGCGGCAGCGGTGACGGAGGCGGCACGGACGCGCTGGCCGATGCGCTCCGGCGTGCCCTGGCCGAGCGCGGCCGCGTCATTCGATCGTCGGACGAGGAGGACAACGACTCGGCATCGAACAAATCTGACTGGGAGGATTAA